A window of Solanum stenotomum isolate F172 chromosome 3, ASM1918654v1, whole genome shotgun sequence contains these coding sequences:
- the LOC125858433 gene encoding nudix hydrolase 18, mitochondrial-like isoform X1 — protein sequence MAMTKTLSMISRTGRDLQRYNDGCRQVVGCIPYRYRKTNQSSTVQGTQIDDLEFLLISSQKSSKWMFPKGGWETDEALEDAALRETFEESGVIGDVEVQEYLGTWSFKSKSQGTFHQGHMFPLLVTEELEDWPEKTVRKRLWLKFSEAREVCWHSWMKEALDVFASKLTKRNKDDELQTCPFDELCYEQTVATVSNSNTMFYEEPVISIEANDLTCEEELRISLVAKPSLGKLMFNEEARRKPFFNEISNVANSMFSEEATMSTKAQKMFNEKLGRISIAAFS from the exons ATGGCAATGACGAAAACCTTATCTATGATCTCAAGAACAGGAAGAGACTTGCAGAGATACAATGATGGATGTCGTCAAGTTGTTGG ATGCATTCCGTACAGATATAGAAAAACCAATCAATCATCTACAGTTCAGGGGACCCAAATTGATGATTTGGAATTCTTATTGATCAGCTCACAGAAGAGTTCAAAGTGGATGTTCCCTAAG GGTGGTTGGGAAACTGATGAGGCATTAGAAGATGCTGCTTTAAGAGAGACTTTTGAGGAATCTGGTGTAATTGGTGATGTTGAGGTTCAGGAGTATTTAGGTACTTGGAGTTTTAAGAGCAAAAGCCAAGGGACATTTCATCAGGGGCATATGTTTCCTTTGCTTGTCACAGAAGAACTAGAAGATTGGCCTGAGAAAACTGTCCGAAAACGTCTATGG TTGAAATTTAGTGAAGCAAGAGAAGTATGTTGGCATTCCTGGATGAAGGAAGCTTTAGATGTCTTTGCCTCTAAGCTCACAAAGAGAAATAAAGACGATGAGCTTCAGACATGCCCTTTCGATGAATTGTGCTATGAACAGACAGTTGCTACTGTATCTAATTCTAACACAATGTTTTATGAAGAACCAGTAATCAGCATTGAAGCTAATGACTTGACCTGTGAGGAGGAGCTGAGAATTAGCCTTGTAGCTAAGCCTTCTCTAGGTAAGCTCATGTTCAATGAAGAAGCAAGGCGAAAGCCGTTTTTCAATGAAATTAGTAATGTAGCCAACTCAATGTTCAGTGAAGAAGCAACCATGAGCACCAAAGCCCAGAAGATGTTCAATGAAAAATTGGGAAGAATAAGCATTGCTGCTTTCAGCTAG
- the LOC125858433 gene encoding nudix hydrolase 18, mitochondrial-like isoform X2: MAMTKTLSMISRTGRDLQRYNDGCRQVVGCIPYRYRKTNQSSTVQGTQIDDLEFLLISSQKSSKWMFPKGGWETDEALEDAALRETFEESGVIGDVEVQEYLGTWSFKSKSQGTFHQGHMFPLLVTEELEDWPEKTVRKRLWLKFSEAREVCWHSWMKEALDVFASKLTKRNKDDELQTCPFDELCYEQTVATVSNSNTMFYEEPVISIEANDLTCEEELRISLVAKPSLVKKQP, encoded by the exons ATGGCAATGACGAAAACCTTATCTATGATCTCAAGAACAGGAAGAGACTTGCAGAGATACAATGATGGATGTCGTCAAGTTGTTGG ATGCATTCCGTACAGATATAGAAAAACCAATCAATCATCTACAGTTCAGGGGACCCAAATTGATGATTTGGAATTCTTATTGATCAGCTCACAGAAGAGTTCAAAGTGGATGTTCCCTAAG GGTGGTTGGGAAACTGATGAGGCATTAGAAGATGCTGCTTTAAGAGAGACTTTTGAGGAATCTGGTGTAATTGGTGATGTTGAGGTTCAGGAGTATTTAGGTACTTGGAGTTTTAAGAGCAAAAGCCAAGGGACATTTCATCAGGGGCATATGTTTCCTTTGCTTGTCACAGAAGAACTAGAAGATTGGCCTGAGAAAACTGTCCGAAAACGTCTATGG TTGAAATTTAGTGAAGCAAGAGAAGTATGTTGGCATTCCTGGATGAAGGAAGCTTTAGATGTCTTTGCCTCTAAGCTCACAAAGAGAAATAAAGACGATGAGCTTCAGACATGCCCTTTCGATGAATTGTGCTATGAACAGACAGTTGCTACTGTATCTAATTCTAACACAATGTTTTATGAAGAACCAGTAATCAGCATTGAAGCTAATGACTTGACCTGTGAGGAGGAGCTGAGAATTAGCCTTGTAGCTAAGCCTTCTCTAG TGAAGAAGCAACCATGA